A window of the Lepisosteus oculatus isolate fLepOcu1 chromosome 14, fLepOcu1.hap2, whole genome shotgun sequence genome harbors these coding sequences:
- the LOC138242556 gene encoding scavenger receptor cysteine-rich type 1 protein M130-like produces MLRVYCILEGYTGYKLVNGSDSCSGRVELQWLFSDWGTVCDQYWDLRDASVLCQQLGYSKSSNDSLGNGIPSSSVPSSVTPDQHSLRLVGGGSDCAGRLEVYHNGSWGTVCDDSWDLADSQVVCRQLQCGAALSAPVPASFSQGTGPIWLDKLGCLGNESSLWECPSAGWGQHECGHKEDVGVVCSEFKELRLAEGCSGQLEVFYNGTWGNVCSNSMSEDTVSLICQELNCGKSGRVVDSAPRRDSAPHWLDEFKCRPHDSTLWHCPSSAWNQNQCTDSEVALITCSGKNSIFHLSEGRQGLDVCVYEEEGEGEGDHD; encoded by the exons ATGTTGAGGGTTTACTGTATACTTGAAG GATACACAGGGTACAAGCTGGTTAATGGCTCAGATTCCTGCTCTGGCCGAGTGGAGTTACAGTGGCTCTTCAGCgactgggggacagtgtgtgaccaatactgggacctgagagatgccagtgttctctgccagcagctgggct ACTCGAAAAGTAGCAACGATTCACTTGGAAATG GTATCCCATCTTCCTCTGTTCCTTCCTCAGTAACACCAG ACCAGCACTCCCTCAGGCTAGTTGGAGGAGGAAGCGACTGTGCTGGGAGGCTAGAGGTTTATCACAATGGatcctgggggacagtctgcgatgactcctgggacctggcaGACTCTCAGGTGGTGTGCAGGCAGCTCCAGTGTGGGGCGGCCCTCAGTGCCCCAGTGCCGGCCTCCTTCAGCCAGGGAACTGGACCCATCTGGCTGGACAAGTTGGGCTGTCTGGGGAACGAGTCATCTCTGTGGGAGTGTCCCTCAGCAGGGTGGGGACAGCATGAGTGTGGACACAAGGAGGACGTGGGAGTGGTGTGTTCAG AGTTCAAAGAGCTGAGACTGGCTGAGGGCTGttctggtcagctggaggtgTTCTACAATGGCACCTGGGGCAACGTGTGCTCAAATAGCATGAGTGAGGACACAGTGAGTCTGATCTGTCAGGAGCTGAACTGTGGGAAGAGTGGGCGTGTCGTCGATTCAGCCCCCAGACGGGACTCCGCTCCTCACTGGCTTGATGAATTTAAATGTCGCCCTCACGACTCCACGCTATGGCACTGCCCCTCCTCTGCCTGGAATCAGAACCAGTGCACAGACTCTGAAGTGGCTCTGATCACTTGCTCAGGTAAGAACTCCATCTTCCACCTGTCTGAGGGTCGTCAGGGGCTggatgtgtgtgtatatgaaGAAGAGGGTGAAGGGGAAGGAGATCATGACTGA